A genomic window from Glycine soja cultivar W05 chromosome 10, ASM419377v2, whole genome shotgun sequence includes:
- the LOC114369735 gene encoding protein LIFEGUARD 4-like: MGKHDIEAGLPHAQGDALYPYMIESPQLRWGFIRKVYAIISLQLLFTAAFASFFIFFTPARNFARYNQYRIWVFFGAAIFSIILLFVLSKFYKKHPVNLFLLGLYTLCMSVTVGFACSFVDAKIVLEAAFLTGVVTASLTIYTFWAVKRGSDFSFLGPFLFASIMVMLLFALIQVFYPLGPIGRMMIACIGAIVMCGFIVYDTDDLIKRYTYDDYIWAAISIYGDVISLFIYLLTILNELF, translated from the exons ATGGGTAAACATGACATTGAGGCAGGGTTACCCCATGCACAAGGCGACGCGCTCTATCCATATATGATAGAGTCACCTCAGCTACGTTGGGGATTCATACGcaaagtttatgccattatttcTTTGCAGCTGCTTTTCACAGCTGCATTCGCatccttcttcatcttcttcacaCCCGCAAGGAATTTCGCTAGGTACAATCAATATCGCATCTGGGTATTCTTTGGAGCCGCCATTTTCTCTATCATAC TTTTGTTTGTGTTGAGCAAATTTTACAAGAAACACCCGGTGAATCTCTTTCTTCTTGGTCTCTATACCCTCTGCATGTCCGTTACAGTTGGATTCGCTTGTTCTTTTGTCGATG CAAAGATCGTCCTAGAGGCTGCGTTTCTTACAGGTGTGGTGACTGCCAGCTTGACGATCTACACATTTTGGGCTGTTAAAAGAGGCAGTGATTTCAGTTTCCTAGGCCCATTCCTCTTTGCTTCCATTATGGTCATGTTATTATTCGCACTCATTCAA GTGTTTTACCCTCTAGGACCAATCGGGCGTATGATGATTGCTTGCATTGGTGCAATAGTAATGTGTGGTTTCATCGTATATGACACTGATGACCTAATCAAAAGATACACCTACGACGACTACATTTGGGCTGCTATTTCCATCTATGGCGATGTTATCAGCCTCTTCATCTATCTGCTTACAATTTTGAATGAACTTTTTTAA